Proteins encoded within one genomic window of Pedobacter africanus:
- a CDS encoding DUF3137 domain-containing protein, protein MEYSTSGQQSLQHTLAELEEERKTVLALKTKSYLFIAGGIVLIAAGFFSGFVIPGAVAGAALLIAGFIFLSKSNTRFGYYRHGFKQRVVAMALKEIDESLQIDYTTGLSEEDFIYSRLFTMEPDRYSSEDQIWGTAGKTKFSFSELHAEYKTVTQTKNGRQEHWHTILKGIVFNADFNKHFNGVTVVRPKDIGTALGAWVAKAMPIFSTSGRELVQLENPDFEKEFVTYSTDQVEARYILTPALMERLCALNARCSYTIAVSFIGSSVFIAFPLNKDYFEPPLRKSLLDPAFLNEDMEIIRFMYGIIQDLDLNTRIWTKS, encoded by the coding sequence ATGGAATACAGCACTTCAGGGCAGCAATCGTTACAGCATACCCTAGCCGAACTGGAGGAGGAAAGAAAAACTGTTTTAGCACTCAAAACAAAGAGCTACCTGTTCATTGCAGGAGGCATAGTATTGATCGCAGCCGGATTTTTTTCAGGCTTTGTTATACCCGGAGCGGTGGCTGGGGCGGCCTTACTGATTGCCGGCTTTATTTTTCTCAGTAAATCGAATACCAGATTCGGTTATTACAGGCACGGCTTTAAACAGCGGGTAGTAGCCATGGCTTTGAAAGAAATTGATGAAAGCCTGCAAATAGACTATACTACAGGCCTGTCTGAAGAAGATTTCATTTATTCGCGTTTATTCACTATGGAGCCCGACCGTTATTCGAGCGAGGACCAGATCTGGGGGACCGCCGGAAAAACGAAGTTTTCCTTTTCTGAGCTCCACGCCGAATACAAAACCGTAACCCAAACCAAAAACGGGCGACAGGAACACTGGCATACCATACTGAAAGGGATCGTATTTAATGCCGATTTCAACAAACATTTCAACGGTGTCACTGTTGTACGGCCAAAGGATATAGGTACCGCATTAGGCGCATGGGTGGCCAAAGCTATGCCTATCTTTTCTACTTCGGGGAGAGAACTGGTGCAACTGGAAAACCCTGATTTCGAAAAAGAGTTCGTCACCTATTCTACCGATCAGGTGGAAGCAAGGTACATTTTAACCCCGGCGCTAATGGAACGGCTTTGTGCTTTAAACGCCAGGTGCAGCTATACCATAGCTGTTTCATTTATCGGGTCCAGTGTTTTTATTGCCTTTCCATTAAACAAAGATTATTTTGAACCTCCGCTACGCAAGAGCCTTCTGGACCCGGCCTTTTTAAACGAGGATATGGAAATCATCCGTTTCATGTACGGAATCATTCAGGACCTGGACCTGAATACCCGGATCTGGACCAAGTCTTAA
- a CDS encoding LemA family protein — MIITLIILAVLIIGIVIYNSLIGKRNQVTNAFSAIDVMVKKRFDLLPNLIETVKQYMDYEGSLLGKIVELRSKAANPDMTNAEKLEIDNQLSSSMKGLMVNVENYPDLKANQNFLNLQSTWTESEEQIAAARRNYNASITAYNNAIMMFPGSLLAGMMNFQPMEVLASTEEERKNISAKDLFNS, encoded by the coding sequence ATGATCATAACGCTAATCATCCTGGCAGTACTTATCATCGGGATTGTGATTTACAATTCCCTGATTGGAAAACGAAACCAGGTAACCAATGCCTTTTCAGCTATTGATGTAATGGTTAAAAAAAGGTTTGACCTTTTGCCGAACCTTATTGAAACAGTTAAGCAGTACATGGATTACGAAGGAAGCCTTCTGGGCAAAATTGTTGAGCTGCGGAGCAAGGCCGCAAATCCGGATATGACCAATGCAGAGAAACTGGAAATAGACAATCAGCTCAGCTCGAGCATGAAGGGCCTGATGGTGAATGTAGAGAACTATCCCGACCTGAAAGCCAATCAGAACTTTTTAAATTTGCAAAGCACCTGGACAGAGAGCGAAGAACAGATTGCCGCTGCAAGGCGCAATTACAATGCATCGATTACGGCCTACAACAATGCCATCATGATGTTTCCTGGCAGCCTGCTGGCGGGCATGATGAACTTTCAACCGATGGAGGTCCTTGCCAGCACAGAAGAAGAACGCAAAAACATCAGCGCAAAAGATCTGTTTAACAGCTAA
- the radA gene encoding DNA repair protein RadA yields the protein MAKTKSAYFCQSCGYESAKWLGKCPSCNEWNTFVEEVIEKAAAKVPSWKTNTGMERANKPNKVDHIQSITEERTLTGDKELDRVLGGGLVAGSVILIGGEPGIGKSTLMLQLALNIPGKKILYVSGEESEQQIKMRAERITDKPEADCYILTETSTQNIFKQLEALEPDIVIVDSIQTLHSAHIESTPGSVSQVRECTAELLRFAKETDTPVFLIGHITKDGTIAGPKILEHMVDTVLQFEGDRHHVYRILRAIKNRFGAAAELGIYAMHNSGLRQVSNPSEILLSQREEELSGIAISATLEGARPMLIETQALVSAAAYGTPQRSSNGFDTKRMNMLLAVLEKRCGFRLSTRDVFLNIAGGIKVEDPAIDLAIMVAIISSHEEISISSKICFAAEVGLSGEIRAVSRIEQRIMEAEKLGFERIFISNYNKKGLVTERYKIEITAVSKIEDVFSILFG from the coding sequence GTGGCTAAAACAAAATCAGCATATTTTTGCCAGAGCTGCGGATATGAATCTGCTAAATGGCTGGGCAAATGCCCTTCCTGTAATGAATGGAATACTTTTGTAGAAGAAGTTATTGAAAAAGCAGCGGCAAAGGTCCCTTCCTGGAAAACCAATACGGGTATGGAGCGCGCAAATAAGCCCAACAAGGTAGACCACATTCAGTCCATTACCGAAGAACGTACCTTAACCGGCGATAAGGAGCTGGACCGGGTGCTGGGCGGCGGATTGGTGGCCGGCTCTGTAATTTTAATTGGCGGTGAACCCGGGATTGGAAAATCTACGCTGATGCTGCAGCTTGCCTTGAACATCCCCGGAAAAAAGATCCTCTATGTTTCTGGCGAGGAGAGTGAGCAGCAGATCAAAATGAGGGCAGAGCGCATTACTGACAAGCCCGAGGCCGACTGCTATATCCTTACAGAAACATCCACACAAAACATATTCAAACAACTGGAAGCACTGGAACCCGATATTGTAATCGTTGATTCCATACAGACATTGCATTCTGCACACATAGAATCTACGCCAGGCAGTGTATCTCAGGTTAGGGAATGTACGGCAGAGCTGCTCCGTTTTGCAAAGGAAACCGACACTCCGGTATTCCTGATTGGACACATTACCAAAGATGGTACCATAGCCGGCCCGAAAATACTGGAGCACATGGTGGATACTGTTTTACAGTTTGAAGGCGACAGGCACCATGTATACCGGATATTGCGGGCAATCAAAAACAGGTTTGGGGCTGCTGCAGAATTGGGGATTTATGCCATGCACAACTCAGGATTGAGACAGGTATCGAACCCTTCGGAGATCCTGCTTTCGCAAAGGGAAGAAGAGCTAAGTGGAATCGCCATATCTGCCACCTTAGAAGGCGCCAGGCCGATGTTAATAGAAACCCAGGCATTAGTGAGCGCCGCCGCCTACGGAACGCCGCAGCGGTCGTCAAATGGCTTCGACACCAAAAGGATGAACATGCTGCTGGCTGTACTTGAAAAAAGGTGTGGGTTCAGATTGAGCACCAGGGATGTTTTTTTAAATATAGCCGGAGGTATAAAAGTGGAAGACCCGGCCATAGACCTCGCCATTATGGTAGCCATCATTTCCTCGCATGAAGAAATATCCATTTCTTCAAAAATATGCTTTGCGGCAGAGGTTGGGCTTTCCGGAGAAATCAGGGCCGTAAGCCGCATTGAGCAACGCATTATGGAAGCGGAAAAGCTGGGCTTTGAGCGGATCTTTATTTCCAATTACAATAAAAAAGGACTGGTAACCGAACGCTATAAAATTGAGATTACGGCAGTAAGTAAGATCGAGGATGTATTTTCTATACTGTTCGGATAG
- a CDS encoding Rne/Rng family ribonuclease, which translates to MVKELIIDSSPQGVTIALVEDKQLVELHKEQIDNNYAVGDIYLGRIKKIMPGLNAAFVDVGYEKDAFLHYFDLGPQVQSLIKLTKIKRNGSVNGTLLDNFKLEGDINKAGKISEVVAKNLVLPVQIAKEPISTKGPRLSSDLSIAGRYIVLVPFSNVISISKKIKSNTERNRLKKIIESIKPKNFGVIIRTVSEGKGVAELQKDLLDSVAKWESFIKKLPDAEPSKRVWGEMDRTSTLIRDILSTDFTNVYVSDSNLFEDIRSYVHEISPEMEKIVKLYRHKEPIFEHFGIEKQIKNAFGKTVNLAGGAYLVVEHTEALHVIDVNSGNRTASKENQEDNALQVNKEAAKEIARQLRLRDMGGIVVIDFIDMHKAANRKILFDHLRDLMQLDRAKHTILPPSKFGLVQITRQRVRPEMNIVTSEKCPTCDGTGEIKASIVLMDDIENNLTYILQEQNEKNITLCVHPYIEAFIKKGFISLQWKWFFKFGQRIKIKAVPSYNLTEFHFISSKDEEIKL; encoded by the coding sequence AGATTCATCTCCTCAGGGAGTAACCATAGCTTTAGTTGAAGACAAACAACTTGTAGAACTTCATAAGGAACAGATTGATAATAACTACGCTGTAGGCGACATTTATTTAGGCCGTATAAAGAAAATTATGCCTGGCCTGAATGCTGCGTTTGTAGATGTAGGTTATGAAAAGGATGCATTCCTGCATTATTTCGATCTGGGCCCGCAAGTCCAATCTTTAATAAAGCTTACGAAAATTAAGCGAAACGGCTCTGTTAATGGCACTTTACTTGATAATTTCAAGTTAGAGGGTGACATTAATAAAGCAGGTAAAATATCAGAAGTAGTTGCTAAAAACCTGGTACTGCCTGTCCAGATCGCTAAAGAACCAATTTCAACTAAAGGACCGCGTTTAAGTTCTGATCTTTCTATTGCAGGAAGATATATTGTATTGGTGCCCTTCTCAAATGTGATCTCCATCTCAAAAAAGATCAAGAGCAATACTGAACGTAATCGTTTAAAAAAGATTATTGAAAGTATTAAGCCGAAGAATTTTGGTGTCATCATCAGAACCGTATCGGAAGGAAAAGGCGTTGCCGAACTTCAGAAAGATCTTCTGGATTCGGTAGCTAAATGGGAAAGCTTTATCAAGAAGCTTCCGGATGCTGAACCATCCAAACGGGTATGGGGAGAAATGGACCGTACATCAACATTGATCCGTGACATCCTGAGTACTGATTTCACGAATGTTTATGTGAGCGACAGTAATCTTTTCGAAGATATCCGCTCCTATGTTCATGAGATCTCTCCGGAGATGGAAAAGATCGTAAAACTGTACCGGCATAAAGAGCCGATATTTGAGCATTTCGGAATTGAAAAGCAGATTAAAAATGCTTTTGGAAAAACGGTAAACCTGGCCGGCGGCGCTTACCTGGTGGTAGAGCATACCGAGGCCCTGCATGTGATTGACGTGAACAGCGGCAACAGAACAGCAAGCAAGGAAAACCAGGAAGACAATGCCCTGCAGGTGAACAAGGAAGCAGCAAAAGAAATTGCCCGTCAGCTTCGCTTACGTGATATGGGCGGTATTGTGGTGATCGATTTTATTGACATGCACAAAGCGGCCAATAGGAAGATCCTGTTCGATCATCTGAGAGACCTGATGCAGCTTGACCGCGCCAAGCATACCATACTTCCGCCAAGTAAATTTGGTCTGGTACAGATCACCCGTCAGCGTGTAAGACCGGAGATGAACATTGTAACCAGCGAGAAATGCCCAACCTGTGATGGTACGGGAGAAATTAAGGCCAGCATTGTTTTGATGGATGACATTGAAAACAACCTGACCTATATTTTGCAGGAGCAAAACGAAAAAAATATTACACTTTGTGTACATCCTTACATTGAAGCTTTTATCAAAAAGGGATTTATTTCCCTGCAGTGGAAGTGGTTCTTTAAATTCGGACAGCGCATAAAAATTAAAGCTGTACCCTCTTATAACCTTACAGAATTCCACTTCATTTCGTCTAAAGACGAAGAGATCAAATTATAA